One genomic window of Haloferax mediterranei ATCC 33500 includes the following:
- a CDS encoding cation diffusion facilitator family transporter, with protein sequence MAGSTSVVIAALFANGAIAVLKFLGFLATGSPSMLSETYHSISDTGNQVFLLIGIRYSRREETREHPFGFGKAQFFYSFLVSVMLFGIAGWESAKHGYNALMHPSHSESANALILFGREIEPVYVNVAILLGAIAFESYAFLKANAELRRQIEEYEWSGLVQAFRETSDVTTLTAFTEDTVALGGAVLALAGIGLTELTGNEAFDAAAALLIGILLMGFAIALAWENKRLLIGESIPLDEEQALKGIVRDDPHVSHVDRFRASYVGPEKLLLALNVSFDSELGTEEIDDYITEIENELKAADDRVHFVYIEPEL encoded by the coding sequence ATGGCAGGCAGTACGTCGGTCGTCATCGCGGCCCTCTTTGCGAATGGCGCTATCGCAGTCCTCAAGTTCCTCGGGTTTCTCGCGACTGGGAGTCCATCGATGCTCTCCGAAACGTACCACTCGATTTCCGACACCGGGAATCAGGTGTTCCTCCTCATCGGAATTCGGTACAGTCGGCGCGAAGAGACCCGCGAACACCCGTTCGGCTTCGGGAAGGCACAGTTCTTCTACTCGTTTCTCGTCTCCGTGATGCTGTTCGGAATCGCCGGGTGGGAGTCGGCGAAACACGGCTACAACGCGTTGATGCACCCGAGTCACAGCGAGAGCGCAAATGCGCTCATACTCTTCGGAAGGGAGATAGAACCCGTCTACGTCAACGTCGCTATCCTCCTCGGAGCTATCGCCTTCGAAAGCTACGCATTCCTGAAGGCGAACGCCGAACTCCGCCGCCAAATCGAGGAGTACGAGTGGAGCGGTCTCGTGCAAGCGTTCCGCGAGACGAGCGACGTGACGACGCTCACGGCGTTCACCGAGGACACCGTTGCCCTCGGGGGCGCGGTGCTCGCCCTCGCCGGAATCGGACTCACCGAACTGACCGGCAATGAGGCGTTCGACGCCGCCGCGGCACTCCTCATCGGTATTCTCCTCATGGGCTTCGCAATCGCACTCGCATGGGAGAACAAACGTCTCCTCATCGGCGAGAGCATTCCGCTGGACGAAGAACAAGCACTCAAAGGAATCGTCCGCGATGACCCCCACGTCAGCCACGTCGACCGCTTCCGTGCGTCGTACGTCGGCCCGGAGAAACTCCTTTTGGCCCTCAACGTGAGTTTCGACTCCGAACTCGGTACCGAGGAGATAGACGACTACATCACCGAAATCGAAAACGAACTCAAGGCTGCTGACGACCGCGTCCACTTCGTCTACATCGAACCCGAGCTATAG
- a CDS encoding class I SAM-dependent methyltransferase gives MNKDDVRRAYDDLAPVHAEQRTGDGDGTDILAEFLDSLSESPRVLDAGCGQGTPILARLASEAAPVGLDFSRGQLSLAAESVPDAPLLQGDMTTLPFESDTFDAVVAYWSLIHVPMDDHQTVIDEFARVLRPGGRVLLCEGTNEWVGENPDWLESGVRMEWNIAGAEETRAQLQNAGFRVTDTWGAPETMNPDEEDGEDADTEGADAETEAEDADAEDNEDHPWTFFSARLRS, from the coding sequence GTGAACAAAGACGACGTTCGTCGGGCATACGACGACTTGGCTCCAGTGCACGCCGAACAGCGCACTGGAGATGGAGACGGAACAGACATTCTCGCGGAGTTTCTCGATTCGCTCTCCGAGTCGCCTCGCGTGCTCGACGCGGGGTGTGGACAGGGAACACCGATTCTGGCTCGATTGGCGTCCGAAGCGGCCCCAGTGGGGCTCGACTTCTCTCGCGGGCAGTTGTCGTTGGCCGCCGAGAGCGTCCCCGACGCTCCGCTTCTGCAGGGGGATATGACGACACTCCCGTTCGAATCGGACACCTTCGATGCCGTCGTCGCTTACTGGTCGCTGATTCACGTGCCGATGGACGACCACCAGACGGTCATCGACGAGTTCGCTCGGGTTCTTCGGCCCGGTGGCCGCGTCCTCCTGTGTGAGGGGACGAACGAGTGGGTTGGCGAGAACCCCGACTGGCTCGAAAGCGGTGTTCGGATGGAGTGGAACATCGCCGGTGCCGAAGAGACGCGCGCGCAACTACAGAACGCGGGATTCCGCGTCACCGACACGTGGGGCGCGCCAGAGACGATGAACCCGGATGAGGAAGACGGAGAAGACGCAGACACCGAAGGCGCAGACGCAGAAACCGAGGCCGAGGACGCAGACGCCGAAGACAACGAGGACCACCCGTGGACGTTTTTCTCCGCCCGACTGAGGTCGTAA
- a CDS encoding metallophosphoesterase: protein MLVVVSDTHSTDGHRLANRTLEAVREADLVVHAGDFMRESVLDAFIAESESFLAVYGNNDGPEIRDRIPEARNFTYGGVEFAMTHTRRGGGTALSLFGRERGADAVIFGHSHRPTFDGTGAIPLLNPGSHAQPRGNRQAHAELEELPDGGLRGRLVTVDGDVFETFRVIPEEH from the coding sequence ATGCTCGTCGTCGTCTCCGATACTCACAGTACCGACGGTCACCGACTCGCGAACCGAACCCTCGAAGCGGTCCGCGAAGCCGATCTCGTCGTCCACGCGGGCGATTTTATGCGTGAATCCGTCCTCGACGCATTCATCGCCGAATCCGAGTCGTTCCTCGCCGTCTATGGCAACAACGACGGCCCGGAGATTCGTGACCGGATTCCCGAGGCGCGGAACTTCACGTACGGCGGTGTGGAATTCGCGATGACGCACACCCGTCGCGGTGGCGGAACCGCCCTCTCGCTTTTCGGACGAGAACGCGGCGCTGACGCGGTCATCTTCGGCCACAGTCACCGACCCACCTTCGACGGAACCGGCGCGATTCCGCTTCTCAATCCGGGGAGTCACGCCCAACCACGTGGGAACCGGCAGGCGCACGCAGAACTGGAGGAACTGCCGGACGGTGGTCTCCGCGGGCGACTGGTTACTGTCGACGGAGACGTATTCGAGACGTTCCGTGTTATCCCAGAGGAGCACTAA
- a CDS encoding aminopeptidase, with translation MDPRIREHAQTIVDHSTRIEEGDNVVVSAPAVAEDLVTAICELVGERGAYVVNTDSNSRFMRAFLRASDGEEFETPSHQLALIEETDVLINVRAEENATEQSDVDPATNAAWKRAYKPIQAEALSKRWCLTQHPATGSAQLAGMSTEAYENFVYDAVTLDWEKQAEHQKQMVEILNDADEVRIVSGDETDVTMSVAGNTTINDKGEHNLPGGEVFTAPVKDSVDGEVYFDLPLYRQGREVSGVRVRFEDGEVVNYSAERNEEVLDGVFDTDEGARYLGELGIGMNRSIDRFTYNMLFDEKMGDTVHLAVGSAYPETVGEENERNESAEHVDMIVDMSEDSVIEVDGEVVQRNGTFVFEDDF, from the coding sequence ATGGACCCGCGCATCCGTGAACACGCTCAGACTATCGTCGACCACTCGACCCGCATCGAGGAGGGCGACAACGTCGTCGTCTCCGCACCCGCCGTCGCCGAAGACCTCGTGACCGCTATCTGCGAACTCGTCGGCGAGCGCGGGGCGTACGTCGTCAACACCGACAGCAACTCCCGGTTCATGCGCGCATTCCTCCGTGCGTCCGACGGCGAGGAGTTCGAAACGCCGTCGCACCAACTCGCGCTCATCGAGGAGACGGACGTGCTCATCAACGTCCGCGCCGAGGAAAACGCCACAGAACAAAGTGACGTCGACCCCGCGACGAACGCCGCGTGGAAGCGCGCCTACAAGCCGATTCAGGCCGAGGCGCTCTCGAAGCGCTGGTGTCTCACCCAGCATCCCGCAACGGGGAGTGCGCAACTCGCCGGCATGAGCACCGAAGCGTACGAAAACTTCGTCTACGACGCTGTCACGCTCGACTGGGAGAAGCAGGCCGAACACCAGAAACAGATGGTCGAGATTCTGAACGACGCTGACGAAGTGCGCATCGTCTCGGGCGACGAGACGGACGTGACGATGAGCGTCGCGGGCAACACAACCATCAACGACAAGGGCGAGCACAACCTCCCCGGCGGCGAAGTGTTCACCGCACCCGTCAAGGACTCCGTCGACGGCGAGGTCTACTTCGACCTCCCGCTCTACCGGCAGGGTCGCGAAGTCTCGGGTGTCCGGGTTCGCTTCGAAGACGGCGAGGTCGTCAACTACAGCGCCGAGCGCAACGAGGAGGTCTTAGACGGCGTCTTTGATACCGACGAGGGTGCACGATATCTCGGCGAACTGGGTATCGGCATGAACCGGAGTATCGACCGCTTTACCTACAACATGCTCTTCGACGAGAAGATGGGCGACACCGTCCACTTGGCCGTCGGTTCGGCCTACCCGGAGACGGTCGGCGAGGAGAACGAACGCAACGAGAGCGCCGAGCACGTCGACATGATCGTCGACATGTCCGAGGACTCCGTCATCGAAGTCGATGGGGAAGTCGTCCAGCGCAACGGGACGTTCGTCTTTGAAGACGACTTCTAA
- the lrp gene encoding HTH-type transcriptional regulator Lrp: protein MTYENLDAKLINALLGDGRASLRSLAEELDVSVTTVSNHLRDLEDEGVIEGYTPRVNYDALGYDVTAVIQLKVEGSALPEITERLRAEKQMISVYEVTGDYDIIAIGKFRDTDGMNTQIKKLLTDTDIRESNTSVVLNAVTENEQFALDVDE from the coding sequence ATGACGTACGAAAACCTCGATGCGAAGCTCATCAATGCACTCCTCGGCGATGGTCGTGCGAGTCTGCGTAGCCTTGCGGAAGAACTCGACGTGTCGGTCACGACCGTCTCGAATCACCTGCGCGACCTCGAAGACGAGGGTGTCATTGAGGGCTACACACCGCGCGTGAACTACGACGCGCTCGGCTACGATGTCACCGCCGTCATCCAACTCAAAGTCGAGGGGTCTGCGCTCCCCGAGATTACCGAGCGACTCCGCGCAGAAAAACAGATGATCTCGGTCTACGAGGTCACCGGCGACTACGACATCATCGCCATCGGCAAGTTCCGCGACACCGACGGCATGAACACGCAAATCAAGAAGCTCCTTACCGACACGGACATCCGCGAGTCGAACACCTCGGTCGTGCTCAACGCAGTCACCGAAAACGAGCAGTTCGCGCTCGACGTCGACGAATAA
- a CDS encoding DUF7859 family protein, with amino-acid sequence MTDPLVVDGIVDFLVGDPVFTGLLVAILLFVFFAYLLVRRTLLGLSEGYDEARRR; translated from the coding sequence ATGACCGACCCTTTGGTCGTAGACGGCATCGTCGATTTTCTCGTGGGTGACCCTGTGTTCACGGGATTGCTCGTCGCAATATTGCTCTTCGTCTTTTTCGCGTATCTCCTCGTTCGGCGGACGCTACTCGGTCTGAGTGAGGGATACGACGAGGCGCGCCGCCGCTAG
- a CDS encoding phosphatase PAP2 family protein: MFPLQTRGIGETVLSTAPDVVVFLFGLVTQLGDQWFFFLAFTSLYWLARPRISERPRRVAASFVALAFISLSLVTSLKVGFALPRPPTAEIASAPNWPAPLADLFVSFTTDDGFGFPSGHALGTTVVYGAAALLLDVWDRRRRALAAAAIVATVALSRVVLGVHYGVDVVVGTLLGLVVLILVFTVADADDVPGHLDPTRLFALAVGLSAVALAVVIASGTPHHAANASAALGGSLGGLVGWSRLSDHESLPTLSLPAALVSLLGAGALWVVADALHVLPIAILATGTVVAFILAAPWIQSRLSGDAAAGKSVEQ; encoded by the coding sequence ATGTTCCCGCTTCAGACTCGTGGTATCGGCGAAACCGTTCTTTCGACCGCGCCAGACGTAGTTGTCTTTCTGTTCGGTCTCGTCACGCAACTCGGCGACCAGTGGTTCTTCTTCCTCGCGTTCACCTCGCTGTACTGGCTTGCACGCCCTCGTATTTCGGAGCGCCCGCGACGAGTCGCTGCCTCGTTCGTCGCCCTCGCGTTTATCTCGCTCTCGCTGGTGACGTCGCTCAAAGTCGGCTTCGCGCTCCCCCGCCCGCCGACAGCCGAAATCGCCTCGGCCCCGAACTGGCCCGCCCCGCTCGCGGACTTGTTCGTCTCGTTTACGACCGACGATGGGTTTGGATTCCCCAGCGGACACGCGCTCGGAACCACGGTCGTCTACGGGGCTGCCGCGCTCCTTCTCGACGTATGGGACCGACGGCGACGCGCCCTCGCTGCCGCGGCTATCGTCGCAACAGTCGCACTCTCCCGCGTCGTCCTCGGCGTCCACTACGGCGTCGATGTCGTCGTCGGCACGCTCCTCGGGCTCGTGGTACTCATACTCGTCTTTACGGTCGCCGACGCGGACGACGTTCCCGGCCACCTCGACCCGACGCGACTGTTCGCACTCGCGGTCGGGCTCAGCGCCGTCGCCCTCGCAGTGGTTATCGCAAGCGGGACGCCGCACCACGCGGCAAACGCGTCTGCCGCCCTCGGCGGGTCACTTGGCGGTCTCGTCGGCTGGTCCCGGCTTTCTGACCACGAGTCGCTGCCGACACTGTCGCTCCCGGCTGCACTCGTGTCCCTGCTCGGTGCGGGCGCGCTCTGGGTCGTTGCCGACGCGCTCCACGTGCTTCCAATCGCGATTCTCGCGACCGGAACTGTCGTCGCGTTCATCCTCGCCGCGCCGTGGATACAGAGCCGACTGAGCGGCGATGCGGCGGCTGGGAAATCTGTCGAACAGTAG
- a CDS encoding threonine aldolase family protein, translating to MIDLRSDTVTLPSDEMREAARDADVGDDVYDDDPTVNELEARAAELVGMEAAVFVPSGTMGNQIAARVHADPGQEALVDVEAHVYKWEVGGFAQLSGLQVRAFDAGERGAPTPEQVREHAREESLHVAGTGLVCLENTHNARGGVAIPKADIDAAAETAHELGMPVHLDGARLFNACIALDEDPAAMVEHVDTVMFCLSKGLGAPVGSILAGSEAFVEQAVRVRKQFGGGMRQAGLIAAPGLVALDNVERLDDDHENARILADGLDDIEGLSVPTPDTNIVVVDSEAAGVTAQEFVELCDDVGVLGGPFGEYHTRFTTNLNVSRAEVKEAVELVAKAVQSQ from the coding sequence ATGATAGACCTCCGAAGCGACACTGTCACGCTCCCCTCCGACGAGATGCGCGAGGCCGCGCGAGATGCCGATGTCGGCGACGACGTGTACGACGACGACCCGACCGTGAACGAACTCGAAGCACGCGCCGCCGAGTTGGTCGGCATGGAAGCCGCGGTGTTCGTCCCCTCCGGAACGATGGGGAACCAGATTGCCGCTCGCGTCCACGCCGACCCGGGTCAGGAGGCGTTGGTCGATGTCGAAGCCCACGTCTACAAGTGGGAAGTCGGCGGGTTCGCCCAACTCTCGGGCTTGCAGGTTCGCGCCTTCGACGCCGGCGAACGCGGCGCACCGACACCCGAGCAGGTCCGCGAGCACGCGCGAGAAGAATCCCTTCACGTCGCCGGAACGGGGCTGGTTTGTCTCGAAAACACGCACAATGCCCGCGGCGGCGTCGCCATCCCGAAAGCCGACATCGACGCCGCGGCCGAAACAGCACACGAACTCGGGATGCCGGTCCACCTCGACGGCGCGCGGTTGTTCAACGCCTGCATCGCGCTCGACGAGGACCCGGCGGCGATGGTTGAGCACGTCGATACCGTGATGTTCTGTCTCTCGAAGGGACTCGGTGCACCCGTCGGCTCGATTCTCGCCGGTTCGGAGGCATTCGTCGAACAGGCCGTCCGCGTCCGCAAGCAGTTCGGCGGCGGAATGCGACAGGCTGGTCTCATCGCCGCACCCGGTCTCGTCGCCCTCGATAACGTCGAACGCCTCGACGACGACCACGAGAACGCTCGCATCCTCGCCGACGGTCTCGACGACATTGAGGGGTTGTCGGTACCGACCCCGGACACGAACATCGTCGTCGTCGACTCCGAGGCCGCGGGGGTGACGGCACAGGAGTTCGTCGAATTGTGTGATGACGTGGGCGTCCTCGGCGGCCCGTTCGGCGAGTACCACACCCGGTTCACGACGAATCTGAACGTCTCGCGGGCCGAAGTCAAAGAAGCAGTCGAACTCGTTGCCAAGGCAGTCCAGTCGCAGTAG
- a CDS encoding ArsR/SmtB family transcription factor has product MADLIPSNSGTPGDDDRDDRDPRVVGLDSDEADDLLAAIASATARSVLASLHESPATPSELANDVDTSLQNVQYHLGNLSEAELIEVIDTRYSEKGREMNVYAPADRALVVVAGRDDETKGLKGALSRLIGGIGVLGIGSAVVNRLARSRTIFPFATGSAGGEAETADSGAAVNDSASTVTDLNATYQTNNTTAGGQTTAATSGGEQTVTETAAETAWTAPETAAETATQTPTPTLKPTATPTPAADTTTVAQQLTETTTELTTGSSGLGETVASLSPGALFFLGGLTVLLAWVVVGVLRD; this is encoded by the coding sequence ATGGCCGACCTCATTCCCTCCAACTCCGGGACCCCCGGCGATGACGACCGGGACGACCGGGACCCGCGGGTTGTCGGCCTCGACAGCGACGAGGCTGACGACTTACTCGCTGCCATCGCTTCGGCTACTGCCCGGTCGGTCCTCGCATCGCTCCACGAGTCGCCTGCAACCCCGTCAGAACTCGCAAACGATGTCGACACGTCGCTCCAAAACGTCCAGTACCACCTCGGTAACCTCTCGGAAGCGGAACTCATCGAGGTAATAGACACGCGGTACTCCGAGAAAGGCCGCGAGATGAACGTCTACGCACCCGCCGACCGTGCTCTCGTCGTCGTTGCCGGACGCGACGACGAGACGAAGGGACTCAAAGGAGCACTCTCGCGTCTCATCGGCGGCATCGGTGTCCTCGGCATCGGGTCAGCCGTGGTGAACCGACTCGCCCGGTCGAGAACTATCTTCCCGTTTGCAACCGGGAGCGCAGGCGGTGAAGCAGAAACTGCCGATAGCGGAGCCGCGGTGAACGACTCCGCCAGCACCGTGACGGACCTCAACGCTACGTACCAGACGAATAATACAACTGCAGGAGGGCAGACGACTGCAGCGACTTCGGGCGGGGAACAGACCGTGACCGAAACGGCAGCCGAAACAGCGTGGACCGCACCCGAGACGGCGGCCGAAACAGCGACCCAGACGCCGACTCCGACACTAAAGCCGACTGCAACGCCGACACCGGCGGCGGACACGACGACAGTAGCTCAGCAGTTGACGGAGACCACGACGGAACTGACGACCGGTTCGTCGGGTCTCGGGGAGACGGTGGCGTCGCTCTCGCCGGGTGCACTATTCTTCCTCGGCGGACTGACGGTTCTTCTCGCGTGGGTCGTGGTCGGCGTTCTCCGAGACTAA
- a CDS encoding inorganic phosphate transporter: MVAVGTLATFVVAALASLFMAWAIGAGSSGSTPFAPAVGANAISVMRAGFIVGLLGFAGAFLQGANVTNAVGTELIGGVTLTAAAAVVALLTAAVLVALGVFAGYPIATAFTVTGAVVGVGLAMGGVPAWSKYQQILSLWVLTPFVGGGASYATARTLRAEEVSERWTVPALAGIVGLLVANMEFASLGVNGSSASVARVAALELTGVVGIGETVWFVVASLSVGLVAAAIVGRWISTNQARGQRRFLLALGGLVAFSAGGSQVGLAIGPLVPLLDAVTVPLPALLVGGGLGLLAGSWTGAPRMIKALAQDYSSLGPRRSIAAMIPSFAIAQTAVALGVPVSFNEIIVSAIIGSGYAAGGSGVSGRKMLYTVLAWIGSLLLAFGLGYGIFTLVSIVFPV; encoded by the coding sequence GTGGTAGCAGTCGGGACACTTGCGACGTTCGTCGTCGCCGCACTTGCGAGTCTGTTCATGGCGTGGGCTATCGGCGCCGGTTCGTCGGGGTCGACGCCGTTCGCGCCAGCAGTCGGTGCCAACGCCATCTCGGTGATGCGCGCCGGGTTTATCGTCGGTCTCCTCGGGTTCGCCGGGGCATTCCTCCAAGGCGCAAACGTCACTAATGCCGTCGGGACCGAACTTATCGGCGGTGTCACGCTAACCGCGGCCGCTGCAGTTGTCGCTTTGCTCACCGCAGCGGTGCTCGTCGCGCTCGGCGTCTTTGCCGGCTATCCGATTGCCACTGCGTTCACTGTCACCGGTGCTGTCGTCGGCGTCGGTCTCGCTATGGGTGGTGTTCCCGCGTGGTCGAAATACCAGCAAATCCTCTCGCTTTGGGTACTCACGCCCTTTGTCGGCGGCGGTGCGTCGTACGCGACCGCCCGGACGCTCCGGGCCGAAGAGGTCTCCGAGCGCTGGACGGTCCCCGCTCTCGCGGGTATCGTTGGCCTTCTCGTCGCGAACATGGAGTTTGCGAGTCTCGGCGTGAATGGGTCGTCCGCGTCAGTCGCGCGCGTGGCCGCTCTCGAACTGACCGGCGTCGTCGGCATCGGCGAAACAGTGTGGTTCGTCGTTGCGTCGCTGTCCGTCGGTCTCGTCGCGGCCGCAATCGTCGGTCGCTGGATATCGACCAACCAGGCTCGGGGACAACGTCGGTTTCTCCTCGCTCTCGGCGGTCTCGTCGCGTTCTCCGCCGGCGGGAGTCAGGTCGGTCTCGCAATCGGTCCGCTGGTCCCGCTCCTCGATGCGGTGACTGTTCCGCTCCCCGCGCTTCTCGTCGGTGGCGGACTCGGGCTCCTTGCAGGGTCCTGGACCGGCGCGCCGCGCATGATAAAGGCGCTCGCGCAGGACTACTCCTCACTCGGACCGCGCCGCTCTATCGCGGCGATGATTCCCTCGTTCGCAATCGCGCAGACGGCCGTCGCACTCGGCGTTCCCGTCTCGTTCAACGAGATAATTGTCAGCGCCATCATCGGTTCCGGCTACGCCGCTGGCGGTTCTGGCGTCTCAGGGCGGAAAATGCTCTACACCGTCCTCGCGTGGATTGGGTCCTTGCTCCTCGCGTTCGGCCTCGGCTACGGCATCTTTACGCTCGTCTCGATTGTATTCCCCGTGTGA
- the glnA gene encoding type I glutamate--ammonia ligase, producing MTEDNVLTDGGLSAEAQAVIDEIEEKNVDFLRLQFTDILGTVKNVSIPASQAEKAFTEGIYFDGSSIDGFVRIQESDMRLEPDPSTFAILPWRKKENSAAARLICDVFNTSTGEPFSGDPRGVLKRAIERAEDMGYDINAAPEPEFFLFEEDEDGSATTITNDAGGYFDLAPKDLASDVRRDIIYGLESMGFDIEASHHEVAEGQHEINFTYDDALSTADNVATFRSVVRAIAAEHDLHATFMPKPIAKVNGSGMHTHISLFKDGENAFHDGADEFDLSETAKQFTAGILEHAPAVTAVANPTVNSYKRLVPGYEAPVYIAWSDRNRSALIRKPAARTPAASRIEARFPDPSCNPYLALAALIHAGLDGIERELDCADPVRENIYEFDEEKREEYGIETLPKDLGAAVDALEEDEVIQNALGEHVTEKFVEAKRSEFKDYLVAVSEWEIDRYLETF from the coding sequence ATGACGGAAGACAACGTACTCACCGACGGTGGCCTGAGCGCCGAGGCACAGGCAGTCATCGACGAGATCGAAGAGAAGAATGTCGACTTCCTCCGCCTCCAGTTCACCGATATTCTCGGCACAGTTAAGAACGTCTCCATTCCAGCATCGCAAGCCGAAAAGGCGTTCACAGAGGGAATCTACTTCGACGGATCGTCTATCGACGGTTTCGTGCGCATTCAGGAATCCGACATGCGCCTCGAACCCGACCCGTCCACGTTCGCCATCCTCCCGTGGCGGAAGAAGGAAAACAGCGCGGCGGCCCGACTCATCTGTGACGTGTTCAACACGTCCACCGGCGAACCGTTCAGCGGCGACCCGCGTGGCGTCCTCAAGCGCGCTATCGAACGCGCAGAGGACATGGGATACGACATCAACGCAGCCCCCGAACCGGAGTTCTTCCTCTTCGAGGAAGATGAAGACGGCAGCGCGACGACCATCACGAACGACGCCGGTGGCTACTTCGACCTTGCACCGAAGGACCTTGCGTCGGACGTGCGCCGCGACATCATCTACGGTCTCGAAAGCATGGGCTTCGACATCGAAGCCTCGCACCACGAGGTCGCAGAAGGCCAGCACGAGATTAACTTCACGTACGACGACGCCCTCTCGACGGCCGACAACGTCGCGACCTTCCGGTCTGTCGTCCGCGCCATCGCGGCCGAACACGACCTCCACGCGACCTTCATGCCCAAGCCGATTGCCAAGGTCAACGGCTCCGGGATGCACACACACATCTCGCTGTTCAAGGACGGCGAGAACGCGTTCCACGACGGTGCCGACGAGTTCGACCTGAGCGAGACGGCAAAGCAGTTCACCGCCGGTATCCTCGAACACGCACCCGCCGTGACTGCCGTCGCCAACCCGACGGTGAACTCCTACAAGCGCCTCGTCCCCGGCTACGAAGCGCCGGTCTACATCGCGTGGTCCGACCGCAACCGCTCGGCGCTCATCCGCAAACCGGCCGCCCGCACGCCAGCAGCCTCCCGTATCGAGGCTCGCTTCCCCGACCCGTCCTGTAACCCGTACCTCGCCCTCGCGGCGCTCATCCACGCCGGTCTCGACGGCATCGAGCGCGAACTCGACTGCGCGGACCCGGTCCGCGAGAACATCTACGAGTTCGACGAGGAGAAACGCGAAGAGTACGGCATCGAGACGCTCCCGAAGGACCTCGGCGCTGCTGTCGACGCCCTCGAAGAAGACGAAGTCATCCAGAACGCGCTCGGCGAGCACGTCACCGAGAAGTTCGTCGAAGCGAAGCGCTCCGAGTTTAAGGACTACCTCGTCGCCGTCTCCGAGTGGGAAATCGACCGGTACCTCGAGACGTTCTAA